The Paenibacillus thermoaerophilus genome contains the following window.
CGGGGAGGGAGGACCACTGCCGCGGCGGGACGTGCGCGTTGTTGCCGGAGAAGCCGATATCGCCCTGCAGGCGCATCGTCATGACGACGCAAGGCACTTCCGCCTTGTAGCCCTCCGCTTCGAGGCGGACGTCCAGTTCGGGCGGGGAAGCGGCGCCCACCTGGAACCGGACCGGGGCCCCCCGTTCCGCGTAAAATTCCCGGATGCGGTCCATCCAGTCTGCCCGATCGGGCAGCGCTCCGGCGCTAAGCACGCTGTTGCAGCGCTTCGACGGCACAACGGGATCGTACCGGAGGCGCCATTCGCCCAGCGGTTCGGATACGGCGGCGGGCCAGGCGTCGGAAGCGGCGCGTTCGATCAGCGCGTGGAACTGCATACAATACATCAGATCCTTTCATCGTCAGGTCAGGCATTCGCTTTTAATAAATATACACGCGATTGCATAATGATACAATCCTGATTTTTGGGGTGAGCTGATGAACGGTCGTGCGGCTTGGAACGAATCAAGGCCATCGAGTCAGATCAATGTCGTGCTCCGCCAGCCGGATGCGGCGATTCCGCAAGCGAAAGCCGATAGCTCGGGATTGGCCGCCCAGCGCGTCTCTCAACGCACCCAGTTCCGGGAGATTACCTCCGAGTTGGAGCAGTTGATCGGCTTGGACAACGTAAAAACGCTGATTTACGAGATATACGCGTTTCTGCAAATCGGCAAATTCCGCGCCGAGGCGGGTCTGACGGCCAACCGCCAGGTGTATCACATGATTTTCAAGGGGAATCCGGGCACAGGCAAAACGACCGTCGCCCGGATAATCGCCAAGCTGTTTCAACATCTGGGCATGCTGAATAGGGGACATCTGGTCGAGGTGGAGCGGGCCGATCTCGTCGGCGAATATATCGGGCATACGGCGCTGAAGACGCGCGAGCTGATCAAAAAGTCGCTGGGCGGCGTGCTGTTTATCGACGAAGCGTACAGTCTTGCGAGAGGCGGCGAGAAAGATTTCGGCAAGGAGGCGATCGACGCGCTCGTGAAGGCGATGGAGGATCACAAAAACCAATTTATCCTGATCCTTGCGGGTTATTCCGACGAGATGGACGAATTTCTGTCCGTCAACCCGGGGCTGCCGTCGAGGTTTCCCATCCATCTGCATTTTCCGGACTATTCGGTGGATGAACTGGTGCAGATTGCCGAATTGATGGTGAAGGAGCGCGAATACGTGCTCGCCCCCGCGGCCGTCGTCCGGCTGCGGCAACTGCTGGCGGCGGAGATGGAACGCGACCCCGTGTGCTTCAGCAATGCCCGGTTCGTGCGAAACCTGATTGAGCGCGCGATCCGGCATCATGCGGTCAGGCTGCTGAATTTTCATGCGGGTACGCCGAACCGCCAGGATTTAATGACGTTAAGGGCCGAGGATTTGGTCGAGAAAGGAGCAACGCATTGAAACCGAACGGATACGACACAAGAGACGAATCGGCGGAACGCGCCGTATTGGTCGGATTTCACAATAAACACGAACGGACGGACGAGGCGGCGGCGGAAGCGTCCTTGGAGGAGCTTGTCAATCTGGCCGATACGGCCGGCGTGCAGGTCGTGTCCCGGATGACGCAGTCGAGGGACGGAGCGGACGCCCGGACGCTGATCGGCAGCGGCAAGGTGCAAGAGCTTAAGGCGGTCGTCAGCGAGCTGGGTGCGACCACCGTAATCTTCGACCAGGAGCTGTCGGGCGCCCAAGTCCGCAACCTGGAAGCGGAGCTGGACGCCAAAATCATCGACCGCACCCAGTTGATTCTCGATATTTTCGCGCAGCGGGCCAAAACCCGGGAAGGCATCCTTCAGGTCGAGCTTGCGCAGCTCAGCTACTTGCTGCCGCGATTGTCCGGCCACGGGAAAAACTTGTCCCGGCTCGGCGGCGGCATCGGAACGCGCGGCCCCGGGGAGACGAAGCTGGAGACGGACCGGCGCCATATTCGCCGGCGCATCTCGGAGCTGAAGGAGCAGTTGGCCGAGGTGACGCGCCACCGCAAGCTGCACCGGGAACGGCGCAAGAAGACCGGAGTTTTCCAGGTCGCGCTCGTCGGTTACACGAATGCGGGGAAATCGACGCTGCTGAACAGGCTGACGGAGGCCGACGTGCTCGCCGAAAACAAGCTGTTCGCGACGCTTGATCCCACCTCGCGCCAATTGAAGCTGCCCGGGGGCAAGGAAGTCATCCTGACGGATACGGTCGGCTTTATCCAAAACCTTCCTCACGATCTCGTCGCGGCGTTCCGGGCGACGCTGGAGGAAGTGAACGAGGCGGATCTGATCCTGCACGTCGTGGACAGCTCGAGCCCCGTCCGCGATTTGCACCGCAAAGTCGTCGATCAGGTGCTGGAGGAGCTCGGCGCGCAAGACAAAGAGCGGATCACCGTGTTTAACAAGGTGGACCTCTTGCCGGAAGCCGAGCGCGAGCTGCTCGTGTCGGAAGGGCGGTGGCTGCGCGTGTCCGCCATGCGCGATGAGGATCTTGAAGCGATCAAAACCGCGATTGAGCAGCAGTTGGGGTCGGAAGCGACCGTATTTCTCGTGCCGGCGGTCCGAGGCGATCTGATTGCCAAGCTGTACCGGCTGGGCGAAGTGCTGGAGCAGCAGGAGCAAGGAGAGGCGCTGCGGCTGACGGTGCGGATCAATCCGGAAGTGTTCGCCGTGAATCGCGCGGCGCTGGAAGATTACATCTGGGAAGAGACGGGGAATCGGGTATGAGGATTTCGGACAAGCTTTTATCGCTTGCGGAACGGGCGGAACGGCTCGTCGAGGAGCGATGGAAGGAGGTCGAGCGGACGGCGGAACGGAATCAGTGGAAGGTGATCGAGTCGTTCCGCCGGCATCAGGTCAGCGACTTTCATTTTAACGGATCGACGGGTTACGGCTACAACGACCGCGGACGGGAGGTGCTGGATCTCGTCTATGCGGACGTGTTCGGGGCGGAGGCCGCGCTGGTCCGGCCGCATTTCGTCTCCGGCACGCATACGATCGGCACCGCGCTGTTCGGCGTGTTGAGACCGGGTGATGCGCTGCTGAGCATCACGGGCCGGCCTTACGATACGCTGCATAAAGTGATCGGCCGTCCCGGAGACGGCAAAGGCTCGCTGCAGGATTGGGGCATCCGATACGCGGAGGTCCCGCTCAATCCGGACGGCAAGCCGGACTGGGACGCGATCCGCGAGGCGTTGACCCCCGATGTCAAAGTCGTGGCGATGCAGCGGTCGCGCGGCTACGATTGGCGGGCGTCCTTCACGGTGGACGAACTGTCGGAGATGGCCCGGTTCGTCAAGAGCATCAGGCCCGATATTGTTACGTTTGCTGACAACTGTTACGGAGAGTTCACCGAGGAGAGGGAACCGACACAGGCCGGCATCGATCTGATCGCAGGCTCCCTGATCAAAAATCCGGGCGGCGGCCTTGCGCCGACGGGCGGCTATATCGCCGGGCGCGCCGATCTGGTCGAGCTGGCTTCGTACAGGCTGACGGCTCCCGGCATCGGCGGGGAGGTCGGGTCGACGCTAGGTACGATGAGAAGCATGTTCCAAGGGTTGTACCTGGCTCCGCACGTCGTCGGTCAAGCGCTGCGCGGCAGCATTTTCGCGGCGGGCTTGTTCGAGCTGCTCGGCTTCGAGACGCAACCCGTCTGGAACGCTCCCCGGACGGATCTGATTCAGGCGATCCGCTTCGGACGCGAGGAGCATCTGATCGAATTCGTGCAAGGCATCCAGCAGGCGGCGGCCGTCGATTCGCATGTGACCCCCGTGCCGTGGGACATGCCCGGTTACGAGCATCCCGTTATCATGGCCGCCGGCACGTTTATTCAGGGGGGCAGTCTCGAACTAAGCGCGGACGCGCCGATCCGCGAACCGTATATCGCTTATATGCAAGGAGGCTTGACGTACGCGCATGTCAAGCTCGGCGTGCTCATCGCCGTTCAGCGCATGATGGACAAACAATTGCTGTAGCGTCCCCTCCGCATTTCAGAAGACGGTCACACATGTCCCTTTGTTGGCAAAAAACCTCACACAACTTGACACCTTTTGCGTAGAATAATACAATGAAGGTATAA
Protein-coding sequences here:
- a CDS encoding aminotransferase class I/II-fold pyridoxal phosphate-dependent enzyme, coding for MRISDKLLSLAERAERLVEERWKEVERTAERNQWKVIESFRRHQVSDFHFNGSTGYGYNDRGREVLDLVYADVFGAEAALVRPHFVSGTHTIGTALFGVLRPGDALLSITGRPYDTLHKVIGRPGDGKGSLQDWGIRYAEVPLNPDGKPDWDAIREALTPDVKVVAMQRSRGYDWRASFTVDELSEMARFVKSIRPDIVTFADNCYGEFTEEREPTQAGIDLIAGSLIKNPGGGLAPTGGYIAGRADLVELASYRLTAPGIGGEVGSTLGTMRSMFQGLYLAPHVVGQALRGSIFAAGLFELLGFETQPVWNAPRTDLIQAIRFGREEHLIEFVQGIQQAAAVDSHVTPVPWDMPGYEHPVIMAAGTFIQGGSLELSADAPIREPYIAYMQGGLTYAHVKLGVLIAVQRMMDKQLL
- a CDS encoding AAA family ATPase, whose product is MNGRAAWNESRPSSQINVVLRQPDAAIPQAKADSSGLAAQRVSQRTQFREITSELEQLIGLDNVKTLIYEIYAFLQIGKFRAEAGLTANRQVYHMIFKGNPGTGKTTVARIIAKLFQHLGMLNRGHLVEVERADLVGEYIGHTALKTRELIKKSLGGVLFIDEAYSLARGGEKDFGKEAIDALVKAMEDHKNQFILILAGYSDEMDEFLSVNPGLPSRFPIHLHFPDYSVDELVQIAELMVKEREYVLAPAAVVRLRQLLAAEMERDPVCFSNARFVRNLIERAIRHHAVRLLNFHAGTPNRQDLMTLRAEDLVEKGATH
- the hflX gene encoding GTPase HflX; translation: MKPNGYDTRDESAERAVLVGFHNKHERTDEAAAEASLEELVNLADTAGVQVVSRMTQSRDGADARTLIGSGKVQELKAVVSELGATTVIFDQELSGAQVRNLEAELDAKIIDRTQLILDIFAQRAKTREGILQVELAQLSYLLPRLSGHGKNLSRLGGGIGTRGPGETKLETDRRHIRRRISELKEQLAEVTRHRKLHRERRKKTGVFQVALVGYTNAGKSTLLNRLTEADVLAENKLFATLDPTSRQLKLPGGKEVILTDTVGFIQNLPHDLVAAFRATLEEVNEADLILHVVDSSSPVRDLHRKVVDQVLEELGAQDKERITVFNKVDLLPEAERELLVSEGRWLRVSAMRDEDLEAIKTAIEQQLGSEATVFLVPAVRGDLIAKLYRLGEVLEQQEQGEALRLTVRINPEVFAVNRAALEDYIWEETGNRV